The following are encoded together in the Panicum virgatum strain AP13 chromosome 6K, P.virgatum_v5, whole genome shotgun sequence genome:
- the LOC120713094 gene encoding 40S ribosomal protein S25-2, whose product MAPKKDKAPPPSSKPAKSGGGKQKKKKWSKGKQKEKVNNAVLFDQATYDKLLSEVPKYKQITPSVLSERLRINGSLARRAIKDLMARGLIRMVSVHSSQQIYTRATNT is encoded by the exons aTG GCCCCGAAGAAGGACaaggccccgccgccgtcctcgaagccggccaagtccggcggcggcaagcagaagaagaag AAGTGGAGCAAGGGAAAGCAAAAGGAGAAGGTCAACAACGCGGTGCTCTTCGACCAGGCCACCTACGACAAGCTGCTCTCGGAGGTGCCCAAGTACAAGCAGATCACCCCCTCCGTCCTCTCCGAGCGTCTCAGG ATCAATGGCTCCCTGGCTCGGAGGGCCATCAAGGACCTGATGGCTCGTGGCCTCATCCGAATGGTCTCAGTGCACTCAAGCCAGCAGATCTACACCAGGGCAACCAACACCTAA